In Anaerolineales bacterium, the following proteins share a genomic window:
- the surE gene encoding 5'/3'-nucleotidase SurE: MENKDRPQILLTNDDGINSPGLWAAAEALSALGYVWVAAPREQSSGMGRSMPNSSDGIITTQTLNVHGNDWTIYAVGGTPAQVVQHAILEIMPPFTPDLVVAGVNYGTNFGTGVTISGTVGAALEGASYGAPALAVSLETEHKYHLTHSTEIDFKPAAYFTALFAQKLLTQQFPEDMQVLKIEVPANASLDTPWELTRLSRMRFYAATAPQRASWSEPGSTGYAEPSDTSIFGAGTDVHATLVEKKVAVTPLSLDLTARVDFAALEKALRGG; this comes from the coding sequence ATGGAAAACAAAGACAGACCCCAAATTCTCTTAACCAACGATGACGGCATCAACTCGCCCGGCCTGTGGGCCGCCGCCGAGGCACTCTCGGCGCTGGGCTATGTATGGGTAGCCGCCCCGCGCGAGCAGTCCTCCGGCATGGGGCGCAGTATGCCCAACAGCTCGGATGGCATCATCACCACCCAAACGCTCAACGTGCACGGCAATGACTGGACGATTTACGCCGTGGGCGGCACGCCCGCCCAGGTGGTGCAGCATGCCATCCTTGAGATCATGCCGCCCTTCACGCCGGATCTGGTGGTGGCGGGTGTGAACTATGGCACCAACTTCGGCACCGGCGTCACCATCTCCGGCACGGTGGGCGCGGCGCTCGAAGGCGCCTCCTACGGCGCTCCGGCGCTGGCCGTCTCGCTGGAGACTGAGCACAAGTACCACCTCACCCACTCCACCGAGATCGATTTCAAGCCCGCGGCATACTTCACCGCGCTGTTCGCCCAGAAGTTGCTCACCCAACAGTTCCCCGAAGATATGCAGGTGCTCAAGATCGAGGTGCCGGCCAACGCCAGCCTGGATACCCCCTGGGAGCTGACGCGTCTCTCGCGCATGCGCTTCTACGCCGCCACCGCACCACAACGTGCCTCGTGGTCTGAGCCGGGTTCCACCGGCTATGCCGAGCCCAGCGATACCAGTATCTTCGGCGCCGGCACGGATGTGCACGCCACCCTGGTGGAGAAGAAGGTGGCCGTCACGCCGCTCAGCCTCGATCTGACCGCCCGCGTGGATTTTGCTGCGCTGGAAAAGGCGCTGCGCGGGGGCTGA